The window GTCATACATTGGCGGGGCGCGGTCATTACCCTGCAATTGATATTCTGCGCAGTATTAGCCGTGTATTTCCAAAAGTCACTTCTTCTGAGCATGGAAAAGCCGCAACTGAGGTGCGTGAAATGCTCGGGAAACTCGAACAACTTCAACTGTATTTGGACTTAGGTGAATACCGTGAAGGGGAAAATAAGGATAACGATAGAGCATTAAATAAGCAGGCTGATATAGAGATGTTCCTAAGGCAAGGGATGGCGCAGCCAAGTAACTTTGGGGATATGTTAAAACAACTCACCCAGCTAACATCATGAGCATCAAGGACTTATTGCTCCTCACTGAGCGCCGCTTAGATAAAACACAGCAAGAACAAGGGCGACTAAATTTAGCGATTTCAGCGCTTAAACAAAAATCAGCCGATATGAAAGCGCGGATCAAAATTCTGACCGCGCAAGTTGTTGTGTATGAAAAGTCTCAAGAACTCAAACCGATAGCATTTTGGGAACGCCAGCGCTTAAAAGCGGCGGTACTGGCTGAAATAGCCCAATACGAATATCAAATTGATAGCATTTTAATGGAAATAGAAAAATACCAAGAACTGGCTGAAAAAATGAAAGCACAGGCATTTTTGTTGCATCAAAAGTGCGAGAAATTCCAAAAATATCTTAAACAGCAACGTATTAAACGATGTTTAAAATTAGAGCGTCAGCAGCAAAATGAAATAGAGGAGTTATTTGTCCATGTCAGCAATTAAATCATGTTCAAATGAAAATGTGATAAGTGGCGTTACTGAAGGCATCGAAACAGCGGTTAAGCCGATAGGTTGCTTTGGTCAGCTAGGTAAAATCAATGAAAAAGGATTAATCCATCAACAGCTTGCCAAGAAGATTATGAAAGGATTAGAACCGGCAGTGGCATTGAAACCTGTTTGTAGCTCAGCAATAGCTCAGGATAGAAAGCATACAGAATTTATGGCAATACCCACGTTGGAACAAGTTGATTATCAAGTCTTTATTCCTTCATTAGAGCACAAGAAAGTACAGGTTGAACCTGAACAACAAGTGGTGCTTTGCCCATTAGATCACAAAAATGAGCAGATTGAGCTTGAGCAGCAAGTTGATATTGAAGAGGAACTAAGAAGCGATCATGTAGATACCATGCCATTAGATGATAGGTTACTTGATGATGAGATCCCCCTAATTAATATGAGCGGCTTGCCACTTATCCCTTTTAGGGAGAATGAGACGATTCAGCATTCTAATCATCTCATCAGCCAATTAACCCCATCCGAACACTGGGAATCGACAGCTTCGGTGTTAAATGTACAAGAAAATCAAGATGGCACTAATGGGGAGTTATTCGATACCCCCCCAAAAAATGCACCTTCTTCCCGTCTTATGGCTGAATTACCGCCACGTCAGTTGGCACGTTCACCGTTATTTCAAGCGGGTAGCTCGGTTGTTTTAGGAAAAAATAATCCATCACAACTCACACAACCGGTATTTGTTCCACAGGTTCAAATCAATACAGGATCTGTTTTACATGACTTACCCGCGGAGAATGGTATAGAGGCAACTGTAATAGGATATTCAGATAGCACAGAGCCACGCTCTGCAATTGGGTATTCAGATAGTCCTGAGCCACGGTCTGTAGTCGGATATTCAGACACGGCTGAGTCACACTCACTAATGACTTCCGAGCGTTTTTTGCAAAATCTGGCGAAAATTGAGAAAAACCAACCCGTTTTGCAAGAGATAACTGATATTGAGCACGCTAATATTACCCAAAATAATCGAGTGCCTATGGAAATCGGTGTGATGACTCAAACGTCGCCCCAAGTACCAACAACAATACAGGAATCGACATCGATATCCCATCAGGTTGAAAAATGGATTGAACACAGTGCTGCAATTGAGAATGCGCAGTTGAATGAAAATAAGCCACGAACGTTAACCTATACATTCCAACAATGGAAAAATACCCCATCGGTGACGTTTGAATTGGCGACGAAAACGGATGTTATTGCAACGACATATAGCCAAGAAGTGCAGCAGATATTACAAGATAACAAACACTTGTTGCATGGTGAAAAGAGTGTTTATTTTCGCCATGATCAAGGGCAAGAGCACGGGCGGCAGCATAGTCGGCAGCAGGAACAACATCAGCAAGAAGAAGAGTAAATATGTTGAACATTCGACGAGTTAGTTTGCGAGAAAAACAGCTAAAAACATGGCAACAACAATACCAAGTCGATGTTGTGAGCCAAAATACCCCCGCAGATCAACGTTATTTTTCTGTTTATTTACAAAATGAAACGCAAAATACGCATGTTTTGGTGCACGCTGAGCGTTGGTGTCGATACCGTTGGCCTGATTTAACGCACTACGCATGGGCAGCATTAGATGACAAAACCTTATGTGACATGTTCATTTTTGAAAATAGTGATAAACGTTTTTTTGATAAGCAGTTTAGTTGCTACTCAGTGGAGATGATCAATAACGCTGATACGGAAAAATTTGGTTTATTAGCGAAAGAAGACTCCCTTGGTGATGCTATGTTGCTTGGTCCTATTGCAGGACTGACCGCGAGAAAGCCCATATCCAAACAATTTGAAAACCTCTTAGTGCCTGCGGATTGGGTTTTAGGTGATAGCTATATTAGTCTCTCATTATTGCGCTCATTATCTTTAGGTGATGCACTATATATTCAGAAATTACAATTACATATGTTGATTGGTGGGCGTGTATTTGCTCGGTTTCAAAAACAAGAAGAAGGCTTATTTATGATTGAAGAAATATTACAACCAGAAGACACTGCTGATTTACCGTTGAGTGAAGATTATCAAGATGAAATTGAGCGTCCATTTAATTTAGATGAGATGAGTATTAAATTAACCTTTGTGTTAGGTCATAGCGATATTGCTATTTCAGAAATAGATAATATACAACCCGGCTCTATTTACTCTATTGGTAAAAATAAAGAACGCGAAGTAAAAGTTTATGCTAATAAGCAGCTCGTAGCAGAAGGTGAGCTTATTTATTTGGGTGATAATGAAGAATTAGGTTTAGAGATCACACGCATAATTAGCCTAGGTGATAAAAGGGTTTAATATGCCAACGGTTCCACAAGAAATTCCATTATTAGCGATCATTGCATTTTCGACATTACTTCCTTTTATTATTGCAGCAGGAACATGTTATTTAAAAATATCCATTGTGTTAGTTATGGTGCGTAATGCAATTGGGGTACAGCAAGTACCTTCTACCATGGCATTAAATGCGATTGCGTTATTATTATCTATTTTTGTGATGATGCCCGTATTGCAGGATATGAATAACTATATGCGTCAAGAAGGTGTTGATTTTAGTCGTGTGGAATCAATAGATAACTTCGTTGATGATGGACTGGGGCGTTATAAAACCTACTTGCAGAAGTATTCAGATCCACAACTAGTCACCTTTTTTGAATCTATTCAACAAGGACGTAGTGAAGAGGAAATTAGTACAGACTCGGCAGCGCCGACACTATTTTCTTTATTACCTGCTTATGCATTAAGTGAAATTAAATCGGCATTTGAAATCGGTTTTTATATTTATCTACCGTTTGTTGTTATCGATTTAGTGATATCCAGTATTTTACTCGCACTCGGTATGATGATGATGAGTCCAGTGACGATTTCTGTGCCTGTAAAATTGATTTTATTTGTTGCTATTGATGGATGGACATTAATCTCTAAAGGGTTAGTGATGCAATATTTTGAACTAGCACAGCACTGACGTGGAATATTGGTATGGATCAGATTGTATATATCAGTAATAAAGCGATGTTATTAATTGTTATTTTATCAGCTATTCCGGTTATTGTGGCGACAGTCGTTGGGTTATTAGTCGGGCTGATACAAACGGTAACTCAATTGCAGGAACAAACATTACCTTTTGGGATTAAATTATTAGCTGTATTTGGTTCATTATTTATGATCTCAGGTTGGCTGGCTGACAAAGTGATTAACTACGCCATTGAAGCTATTACCGCAGCAATTCCAGCGGTAGGGTTATTCTAATGAGTCAAGAGTTAGTCTCACTTGCTTCCTATTTGTTTTTTTTGTTTCAACAAGGGTTGATAAAGTTGTCGCTGGCATGGTTGAGAATAGCCCCTGTGATGTTTTTTCTGCCTTTTTTTAGCAATAAATTATTAAATGGCGGAATTATAAAAAATTGTGTTGTTATCTATATTGCTTTGGGGCTATGGCCATTTTTGGCTGGAGCAGATATACAATGGGAGAAAATCGGGTTAGCTGAAATATTTGTGTATGAAATTGTTATCGGGTTAGTTTTAGCTTTTATTCTAGGCTTACCTTTTATGATAGCCAATATTATTGGGGAATTAATCGATACCCAACGCGGTGAAACCATCAGCAGTATTGTTGATCCTGCAAGTGGAACCGAATCATCGGAACTTGCTGTATTTTTAAGTTATATCGTTTGTATGGTATTTTTAGCGCAAGGGGGGATGTATCAACTCTCTAGCATTTTTGCACAAAGTTACCATCTATTACCTGTAGGGCACGGATTTTCCTCTTTTAATAGCTTACCGTTGGGGGAATGGCTAAATAGTTTGGTATTGAAAGGCGCTATTTTAGCGGCACCAATTATTGTGACCTTATTTATTACTGAAGTTGCACTTGGGTTATATTCTCGATTTTGCCCACAGATAAATGCATTTTCATTATCATTGGCAATAAAGTCAATTATTGCATTTATTGTGTTTTTACTTTATTTCCAAAATGAAGTCCCCGATATACTTGTGAATATGATTTCATTATCCCCGTTAAATGATGTTTTTTTTCCTAACTCATCATAGCTAATCGGAAGTCTATGGCAGAAAAAGGGCGGAAATAAATGGCAGAAAAAACAGAAAAACCTACCGACAAAAAAATAAAAGATTCAGCAAAAAAAGGCCAAGGTTATAAAAGCAAAGATTCGGTAGCTGCAATTGTACTTGTTGTGAGTGCTTTTATTTTTGACGGAGTGACAAGTTTAGAGGATTTAGCAATACTGATGAAAAAGATATTGTTATCTCCGTCTGATATCAATATAGATACGTTAATTTGGGAATTTTTTATTATTTTTCTTGGTATTTTATTGCCTATTTTATGTGCGTGTTTTTTGGCAGGAACAATAATCTCCCTATTACAAAGCCGATTTAGATTAGCAACAGAAGCAATAAAACTTGATTTTACTAAACTAAATCCAATTGCAGGATTGAAAAAGATATTTTCTTTAAATTCGCTAAAAGAGCTTGTAAAAGCATTTTTGTATTTGATTGTATTTGCTATTTCTACGATGGTCTTTTTTTATCTTTGGCGACACGAAATTTTTATGCTGTATCGCACAATGTTAGATGGGATGATCCACCAATGGGCGAGTTTATCGACCACGTTCATTATCGTGTTTCTTGCCGTTGCATTGCTGATTATTGTTGTCGATATGATCACAGAATTTTTCTTGTTTATTAAAAACTTAAAAATGGAAAAGCAAGAGGTTAAAAAAGAGCATAAAGACAACGAGGGGGATCCCCATATAAAAAGCGCACGTAAAAGTTTACATCGGGAGTTGCTGTCAGAGGAGGTCAAAACGAATGTGCGTAACTCAACGTTTGTTATGGCGAATCCTACGCATATTGCGATTTTAATTTATTATGATCCAGACATTGCGCCATTACCTTTTTTATTTTCTAAAAGCCGAGGAACTCTGGCAAAGGCAATAATTAAATATGCTGAACAGCAAGGTGTTCCTGTTATTCGAGATATTCCATTAGCCCGTAAGATTTGGCGTTCATATAAAAAAGATAGCTTTATTGATGAGGTGGGCTTGGAAGAAATTATGCAGATTTTGTCTTGGTTAATTCAAGTTGAATTAGTTCAGATGGGCGTTGATGTCGATGACGTATTAGGGAAATTAGCCAGAAAATAGAAGGCTAATTTATAACGTTTTATAAATAATAAATAACGATCAATAGAATAAATCGTTTTTTTAAAGCCGGTAAAAAGTGAGTTGATTATGATACGGGTATAAACTCGAGTCATATATTAAATATTAATGCAAAGGTAAATATATGAATGATACTCAATATAATGAAATAAAAAAAATTGATATGGAAGAATTACTGGGGAATATTACAACAGCACTGATGGATGGGGCTACGTATAAAGATATCCACGGTATTCCACAAAGCACAATGGATGGCATTTATTCTTATGCCTATGAATTTTATCAACAAGGTAAATTAAAGGAAGCCGAAACGTTCTTTCGTTTTTTAAGCATCTATGATTTTTATAATACGGATTATGTGATGGGGCTTGCTGCTGTTTACCAATTAATGAAACGTTATGATAAAGCGACAGAGTTATATGCCTTAGCCTTCGTTCTTGCAAAAAATGATTACAGGCCATTATTTCATGCGGGTCAATGCAATCTAATGATGAAAAAAAGCAGTGCGGCACTGCACTGTTTTGAAAGTGTTTTAGAAAGTAGTGAGGATATTGATTTGCAAAAAAGGTCACAGGCTTATTTGACGGTATTAAAGAAAAATATTGAGCCTTCAGGATCAGTAAATACTTAAAGAGGTATAAATATGGTCGACATTTCAAATAGTTCGAAAATTGAAAATCAGGAACGCATAAAAAATATTCATACCTATTTGCAGGCGGGTAACCCATTAGCAATGAGTGAAGATATCGCAAAGTCGGTTCTCGCTTTAGAAGAAGCCTGTGGAGAGCTAACGTCAACAGAGCAAATGAAGCAAGCTCGAGCTAAGCGCTCACCGACCTTGAATCCGCCTAAAGCGATGCTAATGATGGCAAAAACCACTCAAGGTGAAAAGTCATTTAATGCAAATGCGTTGTTAATTGAAACCTTTTCGACAATACGCCAATTACTCCATGAAGGGAATATCGGTGAACTAAGTAACCGCTTACAACTGCTCAATATGGAATCAGAGTCATTACGCAACCAAGGTAATGCACTTTTAGATATGTTTAAGAAAAATACAGAAAAACTGGGGGAGTTTAAGGAAAAGTTAGCTTCACAACAAGGTGAAGATGCACGACTGCGCGTTAAACTTGACGAGTTAAATCATCAATTAGACACCTTCCAAAAACCGATTGAACAAAATGAGATTCAGCAGCAGTCGATTCATGAAAAATTAAAGGAAGTTGATGACTTAATGACTCTGCTTCCCTCTCCTGCAACTACCCAAGAAGAGCAGGATGCGGAAACTAAATTATTGGAAACAAAAAATATTTTAACTTCGCAATTAGACCAATTAACAACTGAAAACAAGACTTTATTATCAAATAGACAAACAGTCAGCCATCAGATTGCTGATGTTAGCCAACAAATTTCGTTACTCAATGCAGAAATACTGAAAACGTCTGATTTAGCTGTTGAACAAGCGAAAATGGCTCAAACTGATAGTGACAATTTAAATACTTTTATTGAATCGGCTCCCCGTAGAACAGATATTGACGGCGAAAAATGGGAGAACACGCTAGCACTGTTAACGATGTTAACGGCGCAGCTTAAAAAAGCGATGGGTGAAGATTCGATTCGCAATATGAAAGAGCAAGAAGAGGTGATGCTGAAAATCAACGAAGCCTCTCGTAAAGATTCAGATAAGAAGGCAAAGGAAGCGGCAGAATCAGAACGTAAAGCCGCTGAGTCTAATAAAGCGGCATCATGTGCCAGCAAAATTTTTAGCTATGTCTTACTTGCCGTTTCCGTGATTGCCACGGTGGCATCTTTTGGGACTGCGGCACCATTAACCCTCGCCATCGCCGCAATTGGTATTGCCATGTCAGTGGCTGATATCGTGCTAGAGGAGACGGGACATGGCAGTTTAATGCAAATGCTGGCAAACGAAATTTCTTCTGCCGTGACGGATATGCTGATTAGTTTTGGTGTGGATGAAGATAAAGCGAAACAGATTGGCAGCATTGTTGGCATGATTGTCGCCGCCATCGCTTTTTTAGCGATTTCATTACTTTCTATGGGATCAATGGTTAAAAACCTCGTTAACACCGTCAAAAATGCCGCCAAATTATTACTTAAAAATGTAGGTGCTCTGTTAAAAAATACCATTAAATCAATGCCCAAAAGCCTAATGAATGCATTAGGTAATATTGCGACTAAAACAGCAAAAGTGAGTGATTCGGTGGCGGATACTGCGGATAGTGCGGTGAAGTTATCAAAATTAGCCAAGTTGTCAGATAAGTTTGATGATGCACAGCACATCGTTAAAGCCGTTAGCCAAAGCGCAAATAAGCTAGATAAAACGTCCGATCTGGTCTCTATTGGCGGGCAAATGGTGAAAGTGAGTGATTCGGTGGCGGATACTGCGGATAGTGCGGTGAAGTTATCAAAATTAGCCAAGTTGTCAGATAAGTTTGATGAAGCACAACACATCGTTAAAGCCATTAGCCAAAGCGCAAATAAGCTAGATAAAACGTCCGAGCTGGTCTCTATTGGCGGGCAACTGGTGAAAGTGAGTGATTCGGTGGCGGATAGTGCGAATAGTGCGGTGAAGCTAACTAAATTAACTAAGCTTGCGGACAAATTTGATGATGTAAAAGGGGTTTCCAAGTCGATTAGCCAAACCACCAACAAATTGGATGATGTATCAGATACTGTTTCATCAACGGAAAAACTCACCCAGGGCGTCAAAAATCAAAGTGTGACGATGGCGCGTGTTGAAGTGGGGATGAAAGCAACGGGGGCAGGGGTAACAGTTGCAAATGCCGCGACAACGGGAGGTCTTCGTTTGAACTCAGCGGCACATATGCGTGATATGAAAGAGATGTTAGCCGGAATGATGCTAAATAATGAAACCATCCAGTCATTAACTGAGCTGCTTAATTCACTGATTAAAGCCATGTCAAAAAACAGTGAGCAATTTGATGAAATGTTCATGGGCATGATGACGTCGCTAAAACAATCAGGTGATAACAAAGTCGAAATGTTAAAAACGGCTCGATTTGCATAAATTACAAGGAAAACAAATGGATATTACAAATTCTAAATCACAAGTTGCTATCAGCAATAGCCTTGGATTAACGCATCTACAAGCCACGCAAGAAGGGAAAACGCCATCGACGACTGAGAGTTGCAAAGAAATCAGTTTACAGAATGTTTCTCCAATTGACATTGAATTTAACACGGAAAAACCCGTTTTAAAATTGGCGACTAAAGAGGTTGATAATGAGCAATTATCCAGTGTACTAAGCCAATTCGCGTTATCAAACCAGCCGCTTCCTGTACCGGTTTTTGATGAAAATAAAGCAGTTCTTGAGAAGGTTTTTCAACATGTGACACCAGTAGATGTCGCGGAAATTAAACAACTACCACAAATTGTGAGTGCTATCTATAAAGAGGTACTCAATAATCAGGTTATGGTTGCTGAGGGAACTAACGAGGTTAAATCCGTTAATCAGGTAAAATCTAGCCAATTTGTCGGTATTGTAAGTAGCGATATTCTGCTGGAGCTGGCTAAGATCATCCGCAGCGTACTGAGTGAAGTGGCTATTTCAGATCGAAAAATTAGCGCAGAATTCTTAATGCTCAACGCTCGGATGGTGAAAGCTGCGGCAGAGTCGACCATTAATGAAGGTAAAAAAATGATGATTGGCGCATTAGCGAGCTTTTGTGTCTCAATGGCCTTCACTATGGTGGGCACTGGGTTCCAATTAAAATCACTTCGAACTCAAAATCAGTCAATTAAAAATAATTTAGTTAAAGCTAATCAAAATAATGCAGTTGCTGATCGTTTAAGCGAATTAAACAAAAGTAGTTCATTAGCCAAAAGCAGTTCATTGAATTTAAAAGGTAAAGATGGTCAAGGGATAGACATGGTTGATAGCCCAAGTGCCTCTCAGCAAGCCACGGCAAGTCAACGTACAACAGAAGCGGCTCAACGCACTAAGAAGCTTAGCCAAGTGGAATATCAAAAACATGACCAAGTCATGAATAGCGAGCGAACAAAAAGCAGTATTGCGGAACAAAGTGCCCGTTTAGCAGATAATGCAGGTCAAATGGCGACATCGGTGAATCAAATTGAAGTCAAAAAAGAAGAAGCCAATAAGATGCAAGAGCAATCTACCGCAGATATTGCACGCACCGTTTCGGGGGAAAAAGATAAGCAAATTGACAAAGATAAAGATCTGGTTAAACAGATGAATGAACATTTGCGTGAGATTCGAGAAGGTCAATTAAGAACTTTCCAAAGTGTTGTAAGGGGATAGTGATGGAAATTGTATCACAGAGAAATTATGCCAATACGATACCCGTGAATATGACAGGAAAAACGATAGAAGGTCATCGTTCCCAGGTTAGTGAAAATATTCATACGGATATATTGGTAGACCCTTATGAGCAAAGCATTCAGTTTGCTAAAGACCTTGGGCTCTCCTTTAGCCCAACGACCTTTCGAGAAGACGCTGTAACGAGTAACCTCGATAAAATTAAAGCGCAAATGCAAGCTGCTAAACGTGATCTAAACTATACCAATGATTTAGTTAACGGTTTGCGCACTAAAAGAAGTACCACGAAAATTAACCATGTGGATGGACGCCCACATATTGAAGGAACGAAAAAACTTATCGAAAACATTCATACAGGGTATCAAAAACAGTACGGTGAAATAATAAAAAAGGCAACGGAGTATATGCAAGATGTCAATACTGCCTTGGGAAAAATGAGTCAACACATTGAGCCAGGGAAAGATGGAAAAGTTCAATATAATAAAAGAAACTTTTTAGATGGATTGAATAGAAGTTTTGAAAAATATTCAACTTATTGTGCAGGCCGGAATTATAATCAAAATGATAAGCATATTATTAATAGCTTTTATGGGGGGTGGTCTCCCTCAGAACAGAGTACTAAACCAATTGCCAGCCTTGAATACAATAAGTCTGCATTACAATTTTGGGAGAAAAAATTAGGGAGACAAGGTTTTTTTGTCAAAAGAGATGGCAATACCATTAATATATATCCTGATTTAAAACCTATTAGTGAAATATTCTCTGCATCGGCTGCAATTGATACTGAATGGTGGGGAGGAGATATTATGGCACAACAATTTCAAAGCTTACAAACAGCTATTGATAGCCAAAAAAACACGGTAAACAACAGTGTGTCTAGGTTATTAGAAAATTTCCGTCAAGATAACAGCCATTTTGAAACATTAGTTCAGTTATTAATCCAATTAATTAAAGATTTAAATCAGAATAACAATTCCTTAGTTAATATGTAATTGGATATTAATAAATAAAAATTGAATCATAAATTATTGTGAGGGTGTTTTATGCCTATAAATGCGATCAGTTCTAAAACAGTTGAAATGCCTCGGGCGATATCTACTAATGGAGCAGTAAATAAAGGTTTATCGATATCGTCTAATATTTCTTCCATTCATTCTTCGGGTATAGAAGAACAGTTACCGTTGAATTCAGCCAAAAATGTGAGTATGAGTACTCCATCAATGTCAAAAGATGATTTACATCGTTTAAATAATCAAAAACAGGCGGATAAAATTGCTGACCTATTAGGCTCTAATATTACTGCAGATATGGTTAAGACGGCATTAAACTTCGGGGGAATAGGAGATATACATCAACAAGCCATGAATTACCGACCAGAAAGTAGTTTAATTGTTTTAACATTACTCGCGCCACACGAAAGGGCAAATGGGTTATTAGAAGCCGCCACAAAAATGGTTCAAGACGTGAACCAAACAAGCAATATTAATCATAAAGCAATTCTAAAAAATTCATTAGAGCAATTCGATAAAAAGATCCAGCAATCTTTATCAGGTATTAAAGGTGATGCTTTTTCAATTATGGAGGAAAGGTTTAATGAGATTTATATTAAACCTGAATTTGAAAATATTTTAAAACCTTACTTACCACCAAATACGATAAAACAACTTTCTATGGATGATTGTTTACTTTCTCTGGAAAATAAACAAAAACAAGCAGAAATTTCAGTTTTAAATAACGCTTATCACCAAGAGGGAAATGCTCTATCTGTTGATAAAGCGCACTATATGCATAGCATGTTCAACATATTGGAGGAAAGATTAGAAATTGTTAAAACGTTAAAAACGACGGTGAATTGGCAAGAGCATTCGTTACCCTCTGGATTAGAAAATCCACCTTTACAGGTAGCGGATGAGGTTGATAGCGCTGCGACCTTACCGCAACCTGCGACAGAACTACAACACCATATATTAGGCAGTTATAATACAACAAATAACTACTATTTTAGCTCTCCACTCAGTGACAATATCACTAAGATTAGTACTCAAAATCCTGAAGTAACTCACACATTACCAGAAGAGGATAAGACAACCAAGAAAAGTGAAGAGCCGATATTACCGCCTGTTAGACATCAATTTATCGCAAAACTACCTCGCGCCATACTAAGCCAGCCTGAGAAAGAACCGGAAGTAGATTACGCATTACCGAAAGAGGATAGCTCTATTTTCCAGAGTAAGGGCTTCGTTGCGAGTACGTTACGTGGCACTCAAGTTGCGACGGCAAAAGTGGTCTCAAAGAGCCAATCAGCCAAGCAGGATGCCATACAGTCGTTTTTACCTAAAAATGGTCACCTTTTAGGGAGCTACTTAAAGAGTGGTGAAGTGCCGAGCCGAGTCACATTATCAACAGAGGGGGCATTAACCCGTAACCAATCGGATAAAGAAATATATCGTGGTGAACGCGAAGGGGAAAAACAGGTGATCGATATGTCTTCTCATCTGCCTAATTTAGCGCGC of the Providencia rettgeri genome contains:
- a CDS encoding IpaD/SipD/SspD family type III secretion system needle tip protein, whose product is MEIVSQRNYANTIPVNMTGKTIEGHRSQVSENIHTDILVDPYEQSIQFAKDLGLSFSPTTFREDAVTSNLDKIKAQMQAAKRDLNYTNDLVNGLRTKRSTTKINHVDGRPHIEGTKKLIENIHTGYQKQYGEIIKKATEYMQDVNTALGKMSQHIEPGKDGKVQYNKRNFLDGLNRSFEKYSTYCAGRNYNQNDKHIINSFYGGWSPSEQSTKPIASLEYNKSALQFWEKKLGRQGFFVKRDGNTINIYPDLKPISEIFSASAAIDTEWWGGDIMAQQFQSLQTAIDSQKNTVNNSVSRLLENFRQDNSHFETLVQLLIQLIKDLNQNNNSLVNM